In Pieris rapae chromosome 24, ilPieRapa1.1, whole genome shotgun sequence, a single window of DNA contains:
- the LOC111004108 gene encoding zinc finger protein 808 isoform X2, whose translation MVPILMMMHSLASKRRIVRQQSEIKSTKMDCCRTCLSTENLSDIFINKETIIKRSQDLELVTGLKINYQDGLSQKICKMCSDILRMALKFRKKCRKAEKTLLNKKPKDIKIKKVCNNGIEKKDDIETNDYSYNYFDDDFDNHDYDDEKPKEVQKTLLKERRAKTPIATSYKCNTCNKEFRMKATYRAHMRFHTNFCVCEACGKRCRNNNQLQEHKRARHGLGKIHKCAYCEYSSATKEALIIHERRHTGERPYICDHCGASFYRRSTLVQHIAIHLPEKNFQCDMCPKRLKSKKFLQIHKHNAHTGKRYGYLCPICEHRFEKPNKVRAHTRRVHGVPDEQHGAIVRVQL comes from the exons ATGGTGCCAATTTTAATGATGATGCATAGTTTGGCTAGTAAACGACGTATTGTGAGGCAgcaaagtgaaataaaatcaacGAAAATGGATTGTTGTAGGACTTGCCTAAGTACTGAAAATCTtagtgatatatttattaataaggaaaCGATTATCAAACGGTCTCAAGATTTGGAACTTGTTACAGGCTTAAAG ATTAATTACCAGGATGGCTTATCACAGAAAATATGCAAAATGTGTTCAGATATATTAAGAATGGCATTAAAGTTCCGTAAGAAATGTCGCAAAGCGGAAAAAACCTTGTTAAATAAGAAAcctaaagatattaaaattaaaaaagtatgtaataatGGAATTGAGAAAAAAgatgatattgaaacaaatgattatagttataattattttgatgatgATTTTGACAATCATGATTATGATGACGAAAAACCTAAGGAAGTTcag AAAACCCTACTCAAGGAAAGGCGTGCAAAAACACCAATAGCAACatcatataaatgtaatacatGTAATAAGGAATTTCGTATGAAGGCTACATATAGGGCGCACATGCGATTTCATACTAACTTCTGTGTTTGTGAG GCCTGTGGTAAACGGTGTAggaataataatcaattacaAGAACATAAAAGAGCAAGACATGGCTTGGGCAAAATACATAAGTGTGCGTACTGTGAATATAGTTCAGCTACAAAAGAGGCGCTTATT atacatGAGCGTAGACACACTGGTGAAAGACCATACATTTGTGATCATTGTGGAGCCAGCTTCTATCGTAGATCTACTCTTGTACAACACATAGCTATACATTTACCAGAAAAGAACTTTCAA TGTGACATGTGCCCCAAAAggttaaaatcaaaaaagtttCTCCAAATACATAAGCACAATGCACATACAGGCAAACGGTATGGGTACCTTTGTCCCATATGTGAACACCGCTTTgagaaaccaaataaagtcAGAGCACACACTAGACGGGTACATGGTGTACCTGATGAACAGCATGGTGCTATTGTGAGAGTTCAATTGTAG
- the LOC111004108 gene encoding zinc finger protein 808 isoform X1: MVPILMMMHSLASKRRIVRQQSEIKSTKMDCCRTCLSTENLSDIFINKETIIKRSQDLELVTGLKINYQDGLSQKICKMCSDILRMALKFRKKCRKAEKTLLNKKPKDIKIKKVCNNGIEKKDDIETNDYSYNYFDDDFDNHDYDDEKPKEVLQKTLLKERRAKTPIATSYKCNTCNKEFRMKATYRAHMRFHTNFCVCEACGKRCRNNNQLQEHKRARHGLGKIHKCAYCEYSSATKEALIIHERRHTGERPYICDHCGASFYRRSTLVQHIAIHLPEKNFQCDMCPKRLKSKKFLQIHKHNAHTGKRYGYLCPICEHRFEKPNKVRAHTRRVHGVPDEQHGAIVRVQL, encoded by the exons ATGGTGCCAATTTTAATGATGATGCATAGTTTGGCTAGTAAACGACGTATTGTGAGGCAgcaaagtgaaataaaatcaacGAAAATGGATTGTTGTAGGACTTGCCTAAGTACTGAAAATCTtagtgatatatttattaataaggaaaCGATTATCAAACGGTCTCAAGATTTGGAACTTGTTACAGGCTTAAAG ATTAATTACCAGGATGGCTTATCACAGAAAATATGCAAAATGTGTTCAGATATATTAAGAATGGCATTAAAGTTCCGTAAGAAATGTCGCAAAGCGGAAAAAACCTTGTTAAATAAGAAAcctaaagatattaaaattaaaaaagtatgtaataatGGAATTGAGAAAAAAgatgatattgaaacaaatgattatagttataattattttgatgatgATTTTGACAATCATGATTATGATGACGAAAAACCTAAGGAAGTTc TTCAGAAAACCCTACTCAAGGAAAGGCGTGCAAAAACACCAATAGCAACatcatataaatgtaatacatGTAATAAGGAATTTCGTATGAAGGCTACATATAGGGCGCACATGCGATTTCATACTAACTTCTGTGTTTGTGAG GCCTGTGGTAAACGGTGTAggaataataatcaattacaAGAACATAAAAGAGCAAGACATGGCTTGGGCAAAATACATAAGTGTGCGTACTGTGAATATAGTTCAGCTACAAAAGAGGCGCTTATT atacatGAGCGTAGACACACTGGTGAAAGACCATACATTTGTGATCATTGTGGAGCCAGCTTCTATCGTAGATCTACTCTTGTACAACACATAGCTATACATTTACCAGAAAAGAACTTTCAA TGTGACATGTGCCCCAAAAggttaaaatcaaaaaagtttCTCCAAATACATAAGCACAATGCACATACAGGCAAACGGTATGGGTACCTTTGTCCCATATGTGAACACCGCTTTgagaaaccaaataaagtcAGAGCACACACTAGACGGGTACATGGTGTACCTGATGAACAGCATGGTGCTATTGTGAGAGTTCAATTGTAG